The genome window AACAAGCTCCGAATCAAAAAGTAGCGAAGTAAAAGCTAGTACTAAAAAAAGCACGGATACTAAGCAACAATCTAATACAGCAGTAAAACAGGAACAAGAAAAACAAGTACAAGAAAAACAAGTACAAGAAAAACAAGTACAAGAAAAACAGGAACCTGTTGAAAAGTCGACAGAAAAAACACTAATGATGTCATCAACAGCATATACAATTGAAAGTTCTGGTGGATCTGGAGTTACATCAACTGGTATTGATTTGAGAAAAAATCCAAATGCAAAAGTTATTGCGGTAGATCCAAGTGTCATTCCATTAGGTTCTGTTGTCCATGTTGAAGGATATGGCTATGCAATTGCAGGCGATATTGGTGGAGCGATTAAAGGGAATAAGATTGACGTTTATGTTCCAACCCAAAAAGCTGCATTGAACTGGGGAAGAAGAACAGTAAAAGTAACAATTACGAATTAAATTAGTAATAGCAGGGGAGCAAAGAGAAATTAATTGCTCACCTGTTTTTTTATTTATGGGGCAATCTCTCTGCATAGTCTATGTTTAAAAGTAACAATATCGTATAATAAAGAGAGTTTTATAAAAAGTAATTTCGAGAAGGTATATTTCCTTCGATCACAAATGAAGGCTAATCTAGTAGATAAAAGGAGGAAAAAAGCATGAGCGCATCTTTAGTATATGAACTACGTAAGCCAACTGAAATAGAAGAGGGCAAAAGCTATCCAGCATTATATTTAATCCACGGAATGGGCAGTAATGAGCAGGATCTTTTACAATTAGTTCAAGGATTAGAGGAGACTTATTTTATTTTTAGCGTCAGAGGGCCAATTGTACAACCACCAGGATATGCCTTTTTTACGATGGAGGAATTTGGAAAACCCCATCGCGATGTTTTTGACCAGGCAACAACAAAGCTTACAGCATTTATCGATTACAGCTGTGAAGAATATCCAATTGATCAAAAGCAGCTTTATCTAATGGGATTCAGTCAAGGAGCAATTCTTTCTATGAGCCTGGGACTGATACTTGACAATAAAATTAAAGGAATAGCTGCCCTTAGTGGCTATATACCTGATTTCATAAAACAGGAGAATGATAATAAAGATCTTCAGGGTCTATCAATCTTTATATCCCATGGTGAACAGGATCCTGTCTTGCCATTTGATTGGGCTCCACCAAGTGAACAATTCTTTAAGAAAAATGGAGCAGATGTGGAGTTTAAGCAATATGATACAGGACACACGGTTTCTCAGCAGAATTATCAAGATTTGAGAGCATGGTTTAATCGTCTACGCTAATATAGGATAGCGAAAGAGCACTGTAAGGAAAAAGATTACAGTGCTCTTTTGTTATAATTTAGAGTGCGGTACTACTTCGCCCATTCCTCTACATTCCATACTTTCGTTACCCAATCTTCATAAAATTCCGGCTCATGGCAGACTAACACAATGGTACCTTTATATTCTTTTAACGCTCGCTTTAATTCTTCTTTCGCTACGACATCTAAATGATTTGTTGGTTCATCGAATAAAAGCCAGTTGCTTTCATTGAGCATTAATTTACATATTCTAACTTTTGATTGCTCCCCACCACTTAATTGTTTCATTGGTCGTGAAATATGCTCATTTTTCAAACCAACTTTAGCTAGAATTCCACGTACTTGTGCTTGATTTAAATGTGGGAAGGCATTCCAAACCTCATCAATGGGTGTAGTATTTGGTGCCTGCACTTCTTGCTCATAGTAAGAAGGATAAATGAAATCACCTAGGACACGTTTTCCACTAATAGGCTCAATTACTCCAAGTATTGTTTTCAAAAGGGTAGATTTTCCAACACCATTACTACCCACAATCGCAATTCGGTCGCCGCGTTCGATTGTAGTCGTTAGCTTCGGAAATAGTTGACGATCATAGCCGATTTCAAGTTCCTCAGCTTCAAATACAAATCGACTGCTGCTGCGAGATTCTTTAAATTGAAATGTCGGCTTCATCGCTGTTTCTGGTCTGTCGATTCTTTCCATTCGCTCTAATTGCTTCTGACGACTTTTCGCTCGTCCAGTTGTTGAATATCGCGCCTTATTTTTTGCTATGAAATCTTCTTGTTTCTTAATATATTCCTGTTGCTTTTCATATGCATTGATATGCTGATTTTTATTAATTTCTGCAAGCTCAAGAAATTTCTC of Oceanobacillus zhaokaii contains these proteins:
- a CDS encoding alpha/beta hydrolase, whose translation is MSASLVYELRKPTEIEEGKSYPALYLIHGMGSNEQDLLQLVQGLEETYFIFSVRGPIVQPPGYAFFTMEEFGKPHRDVFDQATTKLTAFIDYSCEEYPIDQKQLYLMGFSQGAILSMSLGLILDNKIKGIAALSGYIPDFIKQENDNKDLQGLSIFISHGEQDPVLPFDWAPPSEQFFKKNGADVEFKQYDTGHTVSQQNYQDLRAWFNRLR
- a CDS encoding ABC-F family ATP-binding cassette domain-containing protein: MSLLTIDKLGHSFGDRTLFKDVSFRLVAGEHVGLVGANGVGKSTMMNIITGQLIHDTGQVQWTPGTNYGYLDQHTVLTKGKTIRDVLRDAFLPLFEQEKLLNEVTEKMGSATSEELEELLEQMGIIQDKLEAGGFYTLDIKIEEAAHGLGIDAIGLDKDVSALSGGQRTKVLLAKLLLEQPEVLLLDEPTNYLDVEHIQWLSNYLKEYPHAFLLISHDTGFMNGVVDVIFHLEFSKLTRYTATYEKFLELAEINKNQHINAYEKQQEYIKKQEDFIAKNKARYSTTGRAKSRQKQLERMERIDRPETAMKPTFQFKESRSSSRFVFEAEELEIGYDRQLFPKLTTTIERGDRIAIVGSNGVGKSTLLKTILGVIEPISGKRVLGDFIYPSYYEQEVQAPNTTPIDEVWNAFPHLNQAQVRGILAKVGLKNEHISRPMKQLSGGEQSKVRICKLMLNESNWLLFDEPTNHLDVVAKEELKRALKEYKGTIVLVCHEPEFYEDWVTKVWNVEEWAK